A DNA window from Rhodopirellula islandica contains the following coding sequences:
- a CDS encoding prepilin-type N-terminal cleavage/methylation domain-containing protein, protein MKHTKKSGFSLLEVIAAVVILAVVAAATVATVAPMRAKSEDKLAEQDIASLNAMAQTYYLEIGSYPRSIDYLVRENYIKSDDTASKARYNKLRQYPYDAATGTFSKTVTN, encoded by the coding sequence ATGAAACATACTAAAAAATCTGGCTTCTCGTTGTTGGAAGTGATCGCTGCTGTTGTGATTCTCGCCGTCGTTGCTGCAGCCACGGTTGCCACCGTTGCTCCGATGCGTGCGAAGAGTGAAGACAAGTTGGCTGAACAAGACATCGCATCGCTCAACGCGATGGCCCAAACTTATTACCTCGAAATTGGTTCGTACCCACGTAGCATCGACTACTTGGTTCGCGAAAACTATATCAAATCCGACGACACTGCCTCGAAGGCTCGTTACAACAAGTTGCGTCAGTATCCTTATGACGCCGCAACTGGAACGTTCAGCAAGACTGTGACGAACTAG
- a CDS encoding GspH/FimT family pseudopilin has protein sequence MIHSPPRFCPSCTRRDARRRAAVTLVEALLVLMVLSASMLAAPRVGQLFSQRTTVRQDSDVVLRSLRLARETALARRCSVTVRWKSVRNEDGETRTVVDMVATPGIYSDGADAFGPAALPGASTWMTDPIELHPDVSVRANASSIVFDPTGIANRDLELKVYRDSESIDVYVQAASGNIYQNASP, from the coding sequence ATGATTCATTCTCCACCTCGCTTCTGTCCATCGTGCACCAGGCGGGACGCTCGACGTCGTGCTGCCGTGACTTTGGTCGAAGCGTTGTTGGTGCTGATGGTTTTGAGTGCTTCGATGCTGGCGGCACCGCGTGTTGGCCAGTTGTTTTCGCAGCGTACGACGGTGCGTCAGGACTCCGATGTCGTGTTGCGTTCCTTGCGACTCGCTCGGGAGACCGCTTTGGCTCGTCGATGTTCCGTGACGGTTCGATGGAAATCCGTGCGAAACGAAGATGGTGAGACGCGAACCGTGGTCGACATGGTGGCCACACCAGGAATTTACAGCGACGGGGCGGACGCTTTCGGGCCCGCGGCTTTGCCGGGCGCATCCACTTGGATGACGGACCCCATCGAATTGCATCCGGATGTCAGTGTTCGGGCGAATGCATCCAGCATCGTCTTTGATCCCACTGGAATTGCAAATCGTGATTTGGAACTGAAGGTTTATCGGGACTCCGAATCCATCGACGTCTATGTCCAGGCGGCGTCCGGAAACATCTATCAAAATGCATCACCATGA